Proteins from a genomic interval of Xylocopa sonorina isolate GNS202 chromosome 4, iyXylSono1_principal, whole genome shotgun sequence:
- the LOC143422654 gene encoding uncharacterized protein LOC143422654 — MRVTLYPQIVVQVKVILISEETFLLAQLIKMSTDQKNAELDKAWDKFVNIAKAHQQENYELSAEWTKYFEHEYKYLKQNIGYAIFGPPTENVENAVGMSKEVDAINNNDITTAISYKSIAQESINIVYNKILEFGKNCIEESCIYYGLIYNVTFCTKSQLTEIIQSDSAKKNEEIQLFPMPIFKIRRPRKAKDGEIWYIDICGRIYKNWTNYLETNTLPKCTMVFPKDGLYQPDPSCETTEEHSTVWLEVLESPACCTASIVLGGADTASTVVGALGLGLGIASMFTPLAPVAVGAAVASTVSGVWTIGRSTHTLIDKSSHEESLLDRNAFPAWLAIGGSTIGIAASGGSALLTTFTKSGGTVGTVAKVTYNSLVIGNVGINGVGITYQLYSMYEKYRDQGEIQPLDVVFLGAHILFFGNAVINLQFAGEIIETTQGKVLDDYKATIRSKHLRRQFNRAKRNAAANNADKISENAEVIRYINKKLDLRAKNLNNTQNLETNKTNISTPLYKNDTLKINGISLINPMKFVRILLEFDKSHFHGNNSERTTSYGTENGDATDMFFKLKDLLLTLLTKLFSDNDNRNVHTEVTKFYGTLDDMKYIENALKILPIILKIANAVADKSLRSEYLHNALHFTWNYIKESLKQICSDAFCISDKKVQNELNKIILGLTNYVDDVVKELLPAFTKYILMHLDMMASRISSSNTQNVEINTMQTSSTLDENRMLNIDGVCLIKPMKFVEILLEFDQNPFHKNNSERGTSYSTKDKDAEDKFVELEEFLLDLLREQCSDNVDESIFIPEITKFDNILNDMRYIKNASAILFITFSTSITLVKESSYLGYMYEAIHFMWNYVKESLKQTGLNTFCTSDEKTSYELNKMMSVLTDNKDEIIRELLPAFQEYILRSLNIRFSYTLPD; from the exons ATGCGTGTCACTTTGTATCCTCAGATCGTCGTTCAAG TTAAAGTGATCCTTATATCAGAAGAAACATTTTTACTCGCACAACTGATCAAAATGTCGACTGATCAAAAGAATGCTGAATTAGATAAGGCTTGG GACAAATTCGTCAACATTGCTAAAGCACACCAACAAGAAAACTATGAACTTTCCGCTGAATGGACGAAATATTTTGAACACGAGTATAAGTATTTAAAACAAAATATCGGATATGCAATATTTGGTCCCCCTACAGAAAATGTAGAAAATGCTGTTGGGATGAGTAAAGAAGTTGATGCAATTAATAATAATGATATTACTACTGCAATTTCTTACAAATCTATAGCTCAAGAATCCATAAACATTGTATATAACAAAATACTTGAATTTGGGAAAAATTGCatagaagaatcatgtatttaTTATGGATTAATTTATAATGTAACATTTTGTACTAAAAGTCAATTAACAGAAATTATTCAAAGTGATTCAGCAAAAAAGAACGAAGAAATACAATTATTTCCAATGCCAATTTTTAAAATTAGGAGACCTAGAAAAGCTAAAGATGGTGAAATATGGTATATCGATATATGTGGCAGGATATATAAAAATTGGACCAATTACTTAGAAACTAATACTTTGCCAAAATGCACAATGGTTTTTCCAAAAGATGGATTATATCAACCTGATCCATCTTGTGAAACTACTGAAGAACATTCTACAGTATGGTTAGAAGTTTTAGAATCACCTGCATGTTGTACAGCATCCATTGTTCTTGGGGGTGCAGATACAGCTTCTACTGTGGTAGGTGCACTTGGACTTGGCTTAGGTATTGCATCCATGTTCACACCTTTGGCACCTGTGGCAGtag GTGCTGCAGTAGCATCTACAGTAAGTGGTGTATGGACAATTGGCAGATCTACGCACACTTTAATAGATAAAAGTTCCCATGAAGAAAGTTTATTagatagaaacgcatttccagcaTGGTTAGCTATAGGTGGTAGTACAATTGGTATTGCAGCTAGTGGAGGAAGTGCTCTTCTTACTACATTCACTAAAAGCGGTGGAACTGTAGGCACAGTAGCAAAAGTTACATATAATTCACTAGTCATAGGCAATGTGGGTATCAATGGTGTTGGTATAACGTATCAGTTATATTCTATGTACGAAAAATATCGAGACCAGGGTGAAATTCAACCTCTAGATGTAGTATTTTTAGGAGCACATAttttatttttcggaaacgcagTTATAAATCTACAGTTTGCAGGAGAAATCATTGAAACTACTCAAGGTAAAGTTTTAGATGATTATAAAGCTACAATACGTTCTAAGCACCTTCGTAGACAATTTAATCGTGCCAAACGCAATGCTGCCGCAAATAATGCAGACAAAATATCTGAAAATGCTGaagttataagatatattaataaaaaattagaTTTACGAGCAAAAAATTTGAATAATACACAAAATCTGGAAACAAACAAAACGAATATAAGTACCCCATTGTATAAAAATGATACACTAAAAATTAATGGCATTAGTTTAATAAACCCCATGAAATTTGTACGAATACTACTTGAATTTGATAAAAGTCATTTTCATGGAAACAATTCGGAAAGAACTACTTCATATGGTACAGAGAATGGAGATGCTACAGACATGTTTTTCAAATTAAAAGACTTGTTATTGACTTTGTTAACAAAATTATTTTCAGACAATGATAACAGAAATGTACATACTGAAGTTACTAAATTTTATGGTACTTTGGATGATATGAAATATATAGAGAATGCACTAAAAATATTGCCTATCATACTTAAAATAGCTAATGCTGTAGCAGATAAAAGTTTGCGTTCAGAATATCTACACAACGCACTTCATTTTACATGGAATTATATAAAAGAAAGTCTGAAACAAATTTGCTCAGATGCATTTTGTATCAGCGATAAAAAAGTACAAAATGAattgaataaaataattttaggTTTGACTAATTATGTAGATGATGTTGTAAAAGAATTATTACCAGcatttacaaaatatatattaatgcaTTTGGACATGATGGCCTCACGTATAAGTTCGAGCAATACACAAAATGTGGAAATAAACACAATGCAAACAAGTAGTACACTAGACGAAAATAGAATGTTAAATATTGATGGCGTTTGTTTGATAAAGCCCATGAAATTTGTAGAAATACTACTTGAATTTGATCAGAATCCCTTTCATAAAAACAATTCAGAAAGAGGTACTTCATACAGTACAAAAGATAAAGATGCTGAAGACAAGTTTGTAGAATTGGAAGAATTTTTATTAGATTTATTAAGAGAACAATGTTCAGACAATGTTGATGAAAGTATATTTATACCAGAAATAACTAAGTTTGATAACATTTTGAATGATATGAGATATATAAAGAATGCATCagcaattttatttattacatttAGTACATCTATTACTCTAGTAAAGGAAAGTTCATATTTGGGATATATGTATGAAGCAATTCATTTTATGTGGAATTATGTAAAAGAAAGTCTTAAACAAACTGGTTTAAATACATTTTGCACAAGTGATGAAAAAACATCATACGAATTGAATAAAATGATGTCAGTTCTGACTGACAATAAAGATGAAATTATAAGAGAATTATTACCAGCATTTCAAGAATACATATTAAGATCTTTAAATATTAGATTTTCATATACTTTGCCGGATTAA
- the LOC143422655 gene encoding uncharacterized protein LOC143422655: MDNIGFRRKPETNDFRTELRATPERERANNWRQEDNSDEIFLNAVRNNRNATRRSVPNETNAFQGATKNRHAFRSHPKNTEPRYAPSYDPRFNCRINSHQAYSDKNQMYFEDRSSREMPRCSLRNYEESCNNTEVARRRLAALAKSSDWGETTASRIRSRTCSPPVNRRQRTQCAPKPTKFVQHSSYASSEFNSEESKDNVQTMLTGNSFSQDVGSKLYVDRAVDKDSLSDMQQTRGSNGSLFSSIDKTANGVEKYSVRTSFWEFIPFDDEETRKQSAQNKSAPVRSCNDRNAAGTFNNRKNTFINLSNEQQPESRIPTPKGQSKIAERLTSEWNEKTNRYLKRPGSAKLEFNEDKKKKMANIVERTAACLQRKPDKSLGKTESPTLNQSSPARTEKKVCSKLPIRIGNRLRSRNPTTKLNADAQEENKRAETRDLPRSNRSRTKPRIKPSVVLNEVIHNTETFADSQSIIGQWRNDINANKNSPTFEHLGDGKLEDEKVDESKIPGMAEAHRKRPSVNPNGGRETKVSGIGFKGKRCFRLNEREDTVCNNYCNREHRNLSSFQSKKPATIRSQF; this comes from the coding sequence ATGGACAATATTGGATTCAGAAGGAAACCAGAGACCAACGACTTCAGAACCGAATTAAGAGCAAcgccagagagagaaagagcgaatAATTGGAGGCAGGAAGACAATTCTGACGAGATCTTCTTAAACGCTGTTCGTAACAATCGCAATGCAACACGAAGAAGTGTTCCAAACGAAACGAACGCGTTTCAAGGTGCAACAAAAAATCGCCATGCGTTCCGATCTCACCCGAAGAATACTGAGCCAAGATACGCTCCTTCGTACGACCCCAGATTCAATTGCAGAATCAATTCGCATCAAGCGTACTCTGACAAGAATCAAATGTACTTCGAAGATCGTTCGTCCAGAGAAATGCCACGATGTTCGTTGAGAAACTATGAAGAAAGTTGCAACAATACTGAAGTTGCACGAAGGAGACTTGCTGCTTTAGCGAAGTCGAGCGACTGGGGCGAGACAACTGCCAGCAGAATTCGATCCAGAACCTGTTCACCGCCTGTGAATCGACGACAGAGAACACAATGCGCTCCGAAGCCAACCAAATTTGTACAGCATTCCTCGTACGCGTCAAGTGAGTTCAATTCTGAAGAATCGAAAGACAACGTTCAGACAATGTTGACTGGAAATTCGTTTAGCCAAGACGTAGGATCGAAACTGTACGTGGATCGTGCAGTGGACAAGGACAGTTTGTCCGACATGCAACAAACTCGTGGATCCAATGGAAGCCTTTTCAGTTCGATCGATAAAACGGCGAACGGCGTTGAAAAGTACAGCGTGAGAACCAGCTTCTGGGAGTTCATACCCTTCGATGACGAGGAAACGAGGAAACAGTCTGCTCAGAACAAATCGGCTCCTGTAAGATCGTGTAACGATCGGAACGCAGCGGGTACCTTTAATAACAGGAAGAACACTTTCATCAATCTCTCGAACGAACAGCAACCTGAATCTCGTATTCCAACTCCGAAAGGTCAAAGCAAAATTGCAGAAAGACTTACATCCGAATGGAACGAGAAGACGAATCGGTACTTGAAGAGACCGGGAAGCGCGAAGTTAGAATTCAACGAggataagaagaaaaaaatggcGAACATCGTGGAGAGAACAGCAGCGTGTTTGCAACGCAAGCCTGATAAATCGTTGGGGAAAACGGAATCTCCAACGTTGAATCAAAGTTCACCAGCGAGGACAGAAAAGAAGGTTTGCTCGAAATTGCCGATTAGAATAGGAAATCGTCTGAGATCGAGAAACCCAACCACCAAGCTGAACGCTGACGctcaagaagaaaataaaagGGCAGAAACGAGAGACTTGCCTAGATCGAATAGGTCTCGAACGAAACCGAGAATAAAACCAAGCGTGGTGTTGAACGAAGTGATACATAATACTGAGACCTTTGCAGACTCTCAATCTATAATTGGACAATGGAGAAATGATATAAACGCGAATAAAAATTCGCCAACGTTCGAACATTTGGGAGACGGGAAATTAGAGGACGAAAAAGTCGATGAGTCGAAAATTCCAGGTATGGCGGAGGCTCACCGGAAACGGCCCTCGGTGAATCCCAACGGTGGACGAGAAACGAAGGTTTCAGGAATTGGTTTCAAGGGGAAACGTTGCTTTCGCTTAAACGAGAGGGAAGATACCGTTTGCAATAATTATTGCAACAGGGAACACAGAAATCTGAGTTCCTTTCAATCGAAAAAACCTGCAACAATCAGAtctcaattttaa